From a region of the Lolium rigidum isolate FL_2022 unplaced genomic scaffold, APGP_CSIRO_Lrig_0.1 contig_19475_1, whole genome shotgun sequence genome:
- the LOC124680523 gene encoding cysteine-rich receptor-like protein kinase 15 — MPTMPSVLVSPAPALVLLLITASLAASQAGIHCGSKEAASPVASSPSPSPATNGTMFADNLRTLLFALPDAAAPTGFASLSNGTGRDRVFVRGICRGDSSESHCLADLRSGTIDLIASCTAASRRATGFYDKCIVTYADINASTAGFSFEEDELSEILYDGRRVADPDNYEKTYYALMKRLVARAASGNGSASARTSMFATGEAEYNRSIPNGTMYGLVQCMRDLSASECGRCLQAAVPQLPTCCSGYQGGVVRSFNCHLRIQLYTYYDLALDAPPGAAAPSPPLSDEQRHRKRRSEHIILAVALAVGALLVLVVALVFVRQRRRRIEAHKEQSDNAADGLDCFSLQVLKAATSNFSIQNKLGEGGFGEVFKGELQGGKEIAVKRLSENSTQGFNELKNELVLANRLRHRNLVQLLGVCFQEKLLVYEYMPQGSLDSILFDPEKAHQLDWTRRTTIISGIARGLLYLHEESPLKIIHRDLKPSNVLLDLDMNPKISDFGLSRAFGGDQSIDITKRPVGTLGYMSPEYAYCGQVSAKSDMYSFGVIVLEIVTGRRNNRSLEDAASRSLLSYVWEMWSTGSVEELVDASLGGRYPESEALYCVQIGLLCVQENPSARPDASEVVLMLNTHSMSTALPAPSRPAFCFSQPGVVALAGGNQTSIYPSTLDGTTSSGQLPTPGFSENDVTISELQPR, encoded by the exons ATGCCGACGATGCCGTCCGTGCTCGTGTCCCCAGCGCCGGCCTTGGTGCTTCTCCTCATCACGGCCAGCTTGGCAGCTTCCCAAGCGGGGATACACTGCGGGTCGAAAGAGGCGGCATCCCCTGTTGCTTCTTCTCCCTCCCCATCACCTGCCACCAACGGCACCATGTTCGCCGACAACCTCCGGACGCTCCTCTTCGCTCTCCCCGACGCCGCGGCGCCCACGGGGTTCGCTTCCCTGTCCAACGGCACCGGCCGCGACCGCGTCTTCGTCCGCGGCATCTGCCGCGGCGACTCCTCGGAATCACATTGCCTCGCTGACCTGCGGTCCGGGACCATCGACCTCATCGCCAGCTGCACCGCCGCTAGCCGCCGCGCGACGGGGTTCTACGACAAGTGCATCGTCACCTACGCCGACATCAACGCCTCGACGGCCGGCTTCAGCTTCGAGGAGGATGAGCTGAGCGAGATTCTCTACGACGGCCGCAGAGTGGCCGACCCGGACAACTACGAGAAGACGTACTACGCGCTGATGAAGCGGCTGGTGGCGCGGGCTGCTAGCGGCAACGGCTctgcgtcggcgaggacgagcatGTTCGCTACCGGGGAGGCGGAGTACAACCGCAGCATCCCTAACGGAACCATGTACGGGCTGGTGCAGTGCATGAGGGACCTCAGCGCCTCCGAGTGCGGGCGGTGCCTGCAGGCGGCGGTGCCGCAGCTGCCGACGTGCTGCTCGGGGTATCAGGGAGGGGTCGTGCGAAGCTTCAACTGCCACCTGCGGATTCAATTGTACACTTACTACGACCTGGCGCTCGACGCGCCTCCGGGCGCCGCTGCACCGTCGCCGCCCTTGTCCGACGAACAAAGACACC GAAAGAGGAGATCAGAGCACATCATCCTTGCAGTCGCACTTGCAGTTGGAGCACTGCTCGTCCTAGTAGTCGCGCTTGTTTTTGTTCGTCAACGGAGGAGAAGGATCGAGGCGCACAAGGAGCAAAGTG ATAATGCAGCCGATGGCTTGGACTGTTTTAGTCTGCAAGTGTTAAAAGCCGCGACATCTAATTTTTCTATACAAAATAAACTCGGAGAGGGAGGATTCGGAGAAGTTTTTAAG GGCGAATTGCAGGGTGGAAAGGAAATAGCGGTGAAAAGGTTGTCAGAGAACTCCACGCAAGGGTTCAATGAGCTGAAAAACGAGCTAGTGTTAGCCAACAGACTTAGGCACAGGAATCTGGTGCAGCTTCTGGGCGTTTGCTTCCAAGAGAAACTgctggtgtacgaatatatgcctCAAGGGAGCCTAGACTCGATCCTTTTTG ATCCTGAGAAGGCACATCAACTGGACTGGACGAGAAGGACCACGATCATCTCTGGGATTGCCCGAGGCCTGCTATATCTCCACGAGGAGTCTCCTCTGAAGATCATACACCGAGACCTGAAGCCAAGCAACGTCTTGCTGGACCTGGACATGAACCCCAAGATCTCAGACTTCGGTCTGTCTAGGGCTTTCGGTGGAGATCAATCGATCGACATAACGAAACGGCCTGTCGGTACGCT TGGGTACATGTCTCCGGAGTACGCTTACTGTGGCCAAGTCTCTGCCAAGTCGGACATGTATAGCTTCGGAGTCATAGTTCTAGAAATTGTGACTGGTCGGAGGAACAACAGGTCACTCGAAGACGCGGCCTCCAGATCTCTGCTCAGCTAC GTATGGGAGATGTGGAGCACAGGGTCCGTGGAAGAGCTGGTGGATGCTTCCCTGGGCGGACGTTACCCCGAGAGCGAGGCGCTCTACTGCGTGCAGATCGGGCTACTTTGCGTCCAGGAGAATCCGAGCGCTAGGCCGGATGCGTCGGAGGTGGTCCTCATGCTCAACACCCACTCCATGTCTACGGCTTTGCCGGCTCCCTCGAGGCCGGCCTTCTGCTTCTCACAACCTGGTGTTGTTGCCTTGGCCGGAGGGAACCAGACGTCCATTTACCCGAGCACCCTCGATGGGACGACGAGCAGCGGCCAGCTGCCTACCCCCGGTTTCTCGGAAAACGACGTGACAATCTCCGAGCTCCAGCCTAGGTAG